A genome region from Triticum aestivum cultivar Chinese Spring chromosome 2B, IWGSC CS RefSeq v2.1, whole genome shotgun sequence includes the following:
- the LOC123041810 gene encoding uncharacterized protein — MCESPSSLRHGQMPPRPQPPPAAYKHFCRVCNKGFTCGSALGGHMRAHAVADDGPDADDDDDDPVSSARGGEDGPSTAGAATTHVYALRANPNRLTRGCQVCKNCGKEFSSMELFLEHGKCTSGEEEDADGSPPPSVADEEEDASLASGWSKGKRSRRAKSVAGGGDDTMPGPSMAPSGEDEEEDLANCLVLLSSSKADQASAAAEADPEPCAPASKEHGRRPHQRPQHFPIVVAAPDQAIMLPLALPAPQPQYASPLPRGLFECKACKKVFTSHQALGGHRASHKKVKGCFAAKPDSSVGGTPHHHAAAAGPSDEKGDAAPVDVIHAGGSLDARTNADASTGGDTNAGTSGATPSLSMAITTTDHEPPVAGLAIAPFKKKAKMHECSVCHRLFASGQALGGHKRCHWLTSGTGDHANITSLTAEGLVAAAGHQLTLRPMMDPPEPALDLTIAANPLPLMASATVAEAGTSSLHLDASPSLYLQPAAAPSNPSHQNKMTATSSHNANDAATPREAAEDEADSTAVKKAKLCDLKDVSAAGETTPWLQVGIGSSSAGGDGKSACE, encoded by the exons ATGTGTGAATCTCCATCATCTCTG CGTCATGGCCAGATGCCGCCTCGTCCCCAGCCGCCACCGGCGGCGTACAAGCACTTCTGCAGAGTCTGCAACAAGGGGTTCACGTGCGGCAGCGCGCTCGGCGGGCACATGAGGGCCCACGCCGTCGCTGACGACGGCCCTgacgccgacgacgacgacgacgatcccGTGTCGTCCGCGCGCGGTGGAGAAGATGGGCCGTCCACGGCGGGAGCAGCGACGACGCACGTCTACGCTCTCCGGGCGAACCCTAACCGCCTCACCAGGGGCTGCCAGGTGTGCAAGAACTGTGGGAAGGAGTTCTCTTCGATGGAGCTTTTCCTGGAGCACGGCAAGTGCACCTCGGGCGAAGAGGAGGACGCCGACGGCTCGCCGCCTCCGTCCGTGGCTGACGAAGAGGAGGACGCGTCGCTGGCCTCTGGGTGGTCAAAGGGGAAGCGCTCGCGCCGCGCCAAGTCGGTCGCTGGCGGAGGCGATGATACAATGCCCGGGCCGTCGATGGCGCCATCtggcgaggacgaggaggaggacctgGCAAATTGCCTCGTCTTGCTCTCGTCGTCCAAGGCCGATCAGGCtagcgccgccgccgaggccgacCCAGAGCCATGCGCGCCGGCCAGCAAGGAACACGGGAGAAGGCCTCATCAACGGCCGCAACACTTCCCGATCGTCGTAGCGGCGCCGGATCAAGCGATAATGCTGCCCCTGGCGTTGCCAGCACCGCAACCGCAATACGCCTCGCCCCTCCCACGTGGCTTGTTCGAGTGCAAGGCATGCAAGAAGGTGTTCACTTCTCACCAAGCTCTCGGCGGGCACCGTGCCAGCCACAAGAAGGTCAAGGGCTGCTTCGCTGCCAAGCCCGATAGCAGCGTCGGTGGAACACCTCACCACCACGCAGCGGCCGCCGGTCCCAGCGATGAAAAGGGTGATGCCGCCCCCGTCGATGTCATCCATGCAGGTGGCAGTCTTGATGCCAGGACAAACGCCGATGCCAGCACCGGTGGCGACACGAACGCCGGGACGAGCGGGGCCACGCCATCGCTGTCAATGGCCATCACGACCACCGACCATGAACCGCCGGTCGCGGGGTTGGCCATTGCACCGttcaagaagaaggccaagatgcACGAGTGCTCCGTGTGCCACCGCCTCTTCGCCTCTGGTCAAGCGCTCGGAGGCCACAAGCGGTGCCACTGGCTCACCTCGGGGACAGGGGATCACGCCAACATCACATCCCTGACAGCCGAAGGCCTTGTCGCCGCTGCTGGCCACCAGCTCACTCTCCGGCCAATGATGGACCCTCCAGAGCCGGCGCTAGACCTCACCATCGCGGCCAACCCGTTGCCGTTGATGGCCAGCGCGACGGTCGCCGAGGCCGGAACCAGCTCGCTGCACCTTGACGCGTCCCCGTCGTTGTACTTACAGCCAGCGGCGGCACCAAGCAATCCCAGCCACCAGAACAAGATGACCGCGACGAGCAGCCACAACGCTAACGACGCTGCTACTCCCCGCGAGGCCGCCGAGGACGAGGCGGACAGCACAGCCGTCAAGAAGGCCAAGCTTTGTGATCTCAAGGATGTGAGTGCAGCGGGGGAGACGACGCCGTGGTTGCAGGTCGGCATTGGCTCCTCGTCGGCCGGTGGTGACGGGAAGAGTGCCTGCGAATGA